The following nucleotide sequence is from Coriobacteriia bacterium.
ACGTGCCTCGGCCCGCTCCGCGGCCCTGCGCGTCCGGGCGGCGGCGGCCTCCTCCATCTCCCTGCGTAGCGCCTCGTGCCGCGCCTCGCGCTCCGCGCGCTCGGCCCGGAGCCGTTCCACCTCGTCGTCGGCGGCCATCTCCAGCAGGCCCGCCGAGAAGAGACCGTAGATGACGCGCGCCACCTCGAAATCCGTCCGTCCCGTTTGCGACGCGAGTTCGGAGACGCTCCGCGTCCCGTCCACCAGGAGCAGGAGGTTCCACTCGACGGGCTTGAGCGAGATCTCGAACGTCCCCTCGCCGGGAGCGGTCGCCATCTTGTAGACGACGTCCATCGAGGGGACCTTCTTCTTGATCCGCGTCCACTCCTCGAGTCGGCGACTGCCTTCCATGATCACGTTCTCGATCGAGACCGAAAGCCCGATGTCCTCGTCGACCGTCTCGGGGAGCACCTCGAAGTCGAACTCCCCCTCGTCCCAGCGCATCAGGTCGAAGATCGTGTCCTGGATCTGCTCCTGGACGAATGCCTCGAGCACCTTGTCGCTGATGTAGCCCTCGTCCACGAGGATCTGTCCCAGACGCCTGCCGCCCCGAGGTTCCGAGGAGCGGGCCTCCAGTGCGCGCTGCAGCGCCTGGGACGTGATCTTGTTCGCTCTGACGAGTCGCTGCCCGAGCGGCTCGTGCTGCCAGTTGCTCTGCGCGAAGAAGACGTCGCCCTCGCGGAACCACACGCTGCCCTCCGCCTCGTCGACACGGCGGATCCGCAACACGCCGGTCTTCCGGCTGAACGTGACCAGCTGGAAGACGTCAGGGAGGCTGAAGTCCTTGAGGTTCCCTCGTAGCGCCATGGGTGAAGCGGTCTCCTTATCCCCGCAGTCCTAGCCGAGGATCTCGGCGACGGAACGGGCGGCGTTGCGCATGTCGTAGATGATGAGCCCGAGTCTGGACTCGGCGCTCGCCAGCACCGTCAGGACGGCCCTCTCCCCCGCCGACATCAGAAGGACGTAGCCGTCGTCGCCCTCGATGAAGACCTGCGAGAGGCGGCCTCGACCCAGTTCCGTCGCAGCTCGCTCACCCAGCCCGAGGATCGCCGCGGCCATGGCGCCGACCCGGTCCTCCTGCATGGCCGGCGGCAGCGCGGCCGCCATCGTAAAGCCGTCCATGCTCACGAGCGCGGCTGCCTGGACGTCGGGGGAGTCGGCGATCAAGGCGTCCAGCGCATCCGCGAGGCGCTCCTCGCGGCTCCGAGGACGCACCGCGGCCGCGGGACGCTGTGGCACCGGCTCCGCGGGGGCCTGTGAGACCGGGGCGCTCAATGGCGGCGCCGGGCGCGACGCGGGTTGCGGCGGCGCGGGTTGCGGCGGCGCGGGTTGCGGCGGCGCGGGCTTCGGAGCGGCCTGCGGCGAAGCCGGCTGCGGCGCCGGCTTCGGAGCGGCAGCAGCAGCGACCGGGACCACGACCGGCGGGACGATCGTCTCTTCCTCCTCGTCGAGGACCTCGTCGTCCACGTCGCTGATGAAGTAGTCGCCGATGCCGTTGTCTGACATGCGAAAGCACCTCCCACTCCCGGCGCTCGGCCGGGGGCCGGAAGGCGCCGGATTCTTCGAGGGGCGGGTCGGGCTGGACAGCCGTCAACCAGTCTCTCACGAAGCCGGGAAACGGCACAACACGCCCCCGCCCTATACCACGACCCTCAGGATCTCCTCTATCGAGGTGAGTCCCGTCCTCACCTTCTCGAAACCGTCGTCGCGGAGCGTCATCATCCCCTCGGCCACGGCCTGACGCTTGATCTCGTCGGCGGAGGCGTTCTCCACGGCGAGCTTCTCGATGGTCTCGGATATCGTCAGCACCTCGTGCACGCCCATCCGGCCCTTGTATCCGAGCCCGCCGCACTTCTTACAGCCCACGGCCCGGTAGAGCTTCGGCGGCTTGCCCGGCTCGAAGGGGAACGCGGCCCGCTGGAGCGACTCCTCGGGGGGAGTGTAGGCCTCCTTGCATTCGCACAGCCGCCGCGCGAGGCGTTGCGCCAGCACGCAGTTGACCGCGGAGGCGGTCAGGAAGGGCTCGATGCCCATCTCGGTGAGGCGCGTGACGGCCGAGGGAGCGTCGTTGGTATGCAGGGTGGACAGCACGAGGTGACCCGTCAGGGCGGCCTCGATGGCGATCGTGCCCGTCTCCTTGTCGCGGATCTCGCCGATCATCACGGCATCGGGGTCCTGGCGTAGGATCGAGCGGAGCGCCGCGGCGAACGTGAGCCCGGCCTTCTCGTTCACCTGCACCTGTGAGAGGCCCGCGAGGCGGTACTCCACCGGATCCTCGACGGTGATCAGGTTGGTGCGGATGTCGTTGGTCTTGTTTATCGCCGCGTACAGCGTCGTCGACTTGCCCGAGCCGGTCGGCCCGGTGACCAGGATGGCGCCGTAGGGCTTGCTGATCGCCTCCATGAGCCGGGACATCGGCTGCTCGAGGAAGCCGAGGTCCTCCAGCGACATCATGATCGAGTCGCGCCGCAGCAGCCGGATGACGGACATCTCGCCGTGGACGACGGGCAGGACCGCGACGCGGAAGTCGACCGTATGGCCGTCCAGCACCACCCCGAACCGGCCGTCCTGCGGGACGCGCTTCTCGGCGATGTCCATGCCCGAGGAGATCTTGAGCCGGCTGATGAGCTGCCGGTGCAGCCTCTTGGGGCTTCGGAGTATCTCGGTGCACACGCCGTCGATGCGGTACCGGACGCGCAGCTCGTTCTCCTGCGGCTCTATGTAGATGTCCCCCGCACCCTGGCGGATCGCCTCAGTGATGACCAGGTTCATGAGCTTGGCCGCCGGCGCCTCCTCGTCTGAGGCCTCCTCCTCTTCCTCCTCCTCGGGGGCGGCTCCGCCCATGTCCTCCAGACCGCTGACCATGTCGTCGACGTTCTGGTGCATCGAGGTGTACTTCTCTATGGCGTCGACCAGTTCGCTCTCGGCGGCGACCACGGGCTGGACCTCGTAGCCGGTCACGATGCGCAGGTCGTCTATGGCGAAGATGTTCGCCGGGTCGCTCATCGCCACGAAGAGCTCGTCCTCGTCGACGCGCAGGGGCAGGACGTTGTAGCGCTTGGCCAGGTCGGCGGAGAGCACGGAGGCGGCGTTCGGGTCGAGCTCGACGGCTCCCAGATCCACGAAGGCGAGCCCCATCTGCTCGGCCACGGCCTGCGCGATCTGTCTCTCTTGCGCGAAGCCCTTCTCGACGAGCGCAGCGGTGAGGCTGCGCCGGCCGTTCTCGGAGAGCGCGTCCTCCAGCTGCTCGTCGGTGATCAGGCCCGCGGTGACCAGCATCTTGCCGAGCCGCTTGCCGCTCGCCGCGATCACTGCTCGGCCCCACGATCGGAGGAGTCGCCGGCTGCCTCCCGGGCGGCGGCGAGCATGACGTCGCGGGGAGCGGGGGCGGTGGTGTTCTCGCTCCAGATGTCGATCGCGATCGCGCCCTGCCGCACGAGCATCTGCAGCCCGTCGACGGTCGTCGCGCCGGCCGCCTTCGCCGCGGCGAGGAGCGCGGTGGGCTGCCCCCTGTAGACGACGTCGCACACCACGTGCCCGGCATGGAGCCACTCGACGGGCACCGGGCTCGGTTCGTCGGCTCGCATCCCCACCGAGGTGGCGTTGACCACCAGGTCCGCCGTCCGCACCGCCTCCGCCGACGACGGGGCGAGCGGCAGGACCTCGGCCGCGGTGTCCCTCAGGTGAGGCCGCATCCGCTCCACGAGCTCCTCGGCGCGCCGCACCGAGCGGTTGAGCACGGCGATGCTCGCGGCGCGCGCGAGCACGAAGCCCACGAACGCGGCGCCCGCCGCGCCACCCGCCCCGATCAGCGCGATCCTCTTGCCCGCGACCTCCACGCCTGCGTCGGACAGCGCCTCCAGGAGGCCGCGCCCGTCGGTGTTGTAGCCGATCAGACGGCCCTCCGAGACGTGCACGGTGTTCACCGCGCCCGCCATCTGGGCCTGCATCGCCACCTCGTCGCACAGGACCAGGGCCGCCTGCTTGTAGGGCATCGTCACGTTGACGCCCACGAAGGGCAGGACCTTCAGGCATCCGAAGACCCGGATGAGATGGCCCTCCTCGGGAACGGGCAGGGACAGGTAGACCCAGTCGAGCCCGAGGGCCTCGTAGGCGGCGTTGTGCATGGCGGGCGAGAGCGTGTGGCCCAGTGGCCACCCGACCACCCCGGCGAGCTTGGTTCGCGCTCCTATCCTACGGCTCAACGCCCGGACCCTCCTCGGACGGTTCCGCGTGCGGGGGTAGACTCGGCGCCCCCGTCGGTTTCCTATCGGCCAGAAGCCGCTGCTCTATGAGGCGCAGGGCCAGCGTGTGAGGCAGGTCGGTGCTCGACAGCGGCTGCACGAGCACGGTCAGCAGACCCAGCGCGTTGCCCCCGAGGATGTCGGTGAAGAGCTGGTCGCCCACGACCGCGGTCTCTGCGGGACTCGCGTCGAGCAGCGTCATCGCGCGGCGGAACGCGAAGGGCAGCGGCTTGAGCGCCTTCGGGACGATCTCGAACCCGAGCTCGGCGGCGACGGCGCTGACGCGTCCGTGCCAGTTGTTCGAGACCAGGCATACCCGGAAGCCCTCCGCGTCCAGCCGGCGCGCCCACGCGCGCAGCTCGGCGGTCATCGCGTTGCTGTCCCTCGGCAGCAGCGTGTTGTCGAGGTCCACCAGCAGCGCGCGCACGCCGCGCGACTTCAGATCGTCGAGGTCGACGGCGTGGACGTCGGTGTAGTAGAGGTCCGGGATGAACGGTCGCATCGCCACAGTATGCGTCGGCGTCGCTCTCGCCGCCAGTGCCGGCAACCGACGCACGCCGGCCGGCGGCCGACTCCCCGCTCCTAGTGGTCGGGCACGCCGTCGCCGTCGTGGTCGTGGGCCTCGGGAGCCGCGGCTTCGGGGTGCTCCTCGGCGATGCGGTCGAGCTCGGCCTGCAGCCGCTCCGCCCTCTCCTCGAGCCCGGCGTGGCGGTAGATGTCCCGCATCACGGCGTAGCCCTCGTACCGCCACTCCTCGTCGCGCCACGTCCCGATGGCCAGGGCCTCGTCCGCCTGCTCGACGGCGCGGTCGCGCCGCCCCGCGAAGAGCAGGAGCTGCGCATAGTTGGCGCGCATCGTGCCGGAGCGCGGGTTCTCGCGCACGCCGGCTTCCGCGAGCTCCAGTCCCTCCTGGGCCCGTCCCCGCTTCGAGAGGAGGTACCCGGTCACGTAGTAGGCCTCCTCGAACTGCGGGTCCAGCGTGACGACCATCCACGTCGTCGGCAGCAGGTGCGTCTGCTCCGCCAGCGGCCTGTACTCATAGTATTCGTGGAACAGCGGCTCCATCCGGTTCCAGAGGACGGCGGCGGCGAACCGCCGCAGGCCCGTCATGTAGGCCCAACCCGCGCGCCCGACAGCGTCGCCTCCAGCGGATGCGGACGCCGAGAGCACCGCCGCGGGGGTCTGCATGAGCAGCGCGACGGCCAGCAGCGCGGCGACGGCCGCCGGCGCGAAGCGCGCGCGCAGGAGCTCGTCGGTCACAGGTCCCTCCTGTTGAACAGCAGCGCCGCCAGCGCGAGGAGCGCGATGACCCAGGCGGCGAACGCCAGCACCATCGTGACCACGTAGGCCGGCTGCACTCCCGCGCCGTGCGCCACCGGGTCTATGACGTTGAACGCCTCGAGCGAGGGGTACACGAGCGCGAGCGGGGAGCCCTCCGACAACAGCGCCGAGCGGGAGTGTCCCACGAAGAGCAGAGTGAGGGAGCCCGCGGCGGCCGCGACAGCGCCGGTCGCGGCGGAGAGCGCCAGGGCGAACGCCGAGAGCACGCAGACCTCCATCCAGACGCCCAGCGCCCCCTGCCAGAGCCGCCACATCGGATCCCCGTAGACCGCCAGCCCCAACGCCTGCTCGAGGAGGGTGAACGCCCCGATGAGCCCGCCCATCACGACCGCGACCCCCGCCCACGTGCCCACGACGTACTCGGTCCTGGAGGCGGGACGTGCCAGCACCGAGTAGACCACGCGGCGCTCGATCTCGGACGGCACCCTGTTGACCGTCAGGGACAGCGTCACGACGAGCGCGGCGACGAACGTGAGGGCCAACGCCACCTCACGGTACACGGCCGCGTCGACGCCCTCGTTGTAGCTGGGCAGGGACGGGATCGCCACCGCCAGGAGCCCCGCGAACGCCAGCACCACGTACGGCACGCGGCGCCGCAGGGCGTCGGCCACGACGCCCTGGGCGATCGCGGCGACGCGCGCCCACGACGTCCCCCTCATGCCGCCTCCTCCTCCGCCGGCCCCTCGCCCCGGTCCCGCTGCTCCAGCAGGCCGGCGAAGTACTCCTCGAGGCTCGCGCGCTTGGGTGCCACGGCGACCACCCGTCCGCCCGCATCGTCTATCGCATCGATGACGCCACGCACCTGCGAGTCGGGGACCGAGAAGATCCACGTCCCCGACGACAGGGCGACGTCCTCGACGACCCGCCGGATCCCCGGCGGCAACTCCTCTCCAAGCCCATCGGCCCGTATCGAGGTCCTGCCGACGAAGTTCAGGAGGTCGTCGAGCCGGCCCTCGGCAGCGACCGTTCCCGCCTTCAGCACCGTCACGCGGTCGCACACCGCCTCGACCTCCGAGAGCTGGTGCGAGCTGAGCAGGACCGTGACGCCCTCCGAGCGCAGCTCGAGCATCAGGTTCCGGACGTCGCGCTGACCGACCGGGTCGAGCCCCCCGGCCGGCTCGTCGAGCAGCACCACCCGCGGACGGCCGATGAGCGCCTGCGCGAGACCGAGCCTCTGGAGCATCCCGCGCGAGAACCTCGAGAGTTGCTCCCGCCCCTTCCCCTCGAGCCCCACCGTCTCCAGCAGCGTCCCGGTGCGTTCTCGGATCTCCGGCGCCGATAGCCCGCACAGGCGCCCGTGCAGGCGCATCACACCGGCCGCTGTGAGCTGCATCGGGAAGTAGGGCTGCTCGGGCAGGAAGCCCAGCGGAGCCCTCCCCGCGGGCTTCCGCGGGTCCCGCCCGAGCACGGAGAACGTGCCGGAGGTGGGGCGGACCAGCCCGACGAGCATCTTCAGGGTCGTCGTCTTGCCGGCCCCGTTCGGGCCGAGCAGCCCGTGGATCGTGCCGGGCTCGACGTTGAGCGAGACGTCGGCGACGGCCTCCTTGGCGGGGACGCCGATCTGCCCGGGATAGACCTTACGGGCGTGCTCGATGCGCACGGCAGGGACGGCCGGCGTTGGATCCATGCTACCTCCCGAAGACCCGCTTCGACTCTCGTTTCGCGGCGAGGAACTCGTCCCAGGTCCTTGCGAACGTGTGCGATCCGTCCTTGCCGGTGAGCACGTAATAGATGTAGTCCGTGTCGGCAGGCTCGCAGGCCGCCTTTAGGCACTCGAGACCCGGGTTGCCGATGGCTCCCGGCGGCAGGCCGTCGTGACGGTATGTGTTGTACGGGCTGTCCGTCTCAAGGTCGCTGTTGCGCAGGCGGAAGCGGTTGCCGGGCAGGACGTACTCGATGGTGGCGTCGATCTCGAGGCGCATCCCCTTGCGCAGCCGGTTGTAGATGACCGACGAGACCAGCGCCCGCTCCTCGGCGACGCTCGTCTCGCGCTCGATCATCGAAGCCAGCGTCACGACATCGTGCAGGTTCATCCCTCTGCTCTCCGGGACGCGGAGGTCAAGCGACGCGGTCTCCTTGTCGAACTGCTCGAGCAGCATGCCGATCACGTCTTCGGCGCCGGCCCCCTGCGGCACGCGGTACGTCTTGGGGAACAGGTAGCCCTCCAGCGAGCCCTGGTAGGCGTCCGCGAGGTAGGGGTGACCGGCCTCGAACCGGCCGCCGCCGCCTTTGGCCAGCGCCAGGAACTCCGCCGCCGGTATCCCGCAGACCGTCTCGACCCGGGAGGCGACCTGCTCGACGGTGAAGCCCTCGGGCACGGCGAGCGTGACGTGAACGACCGGCGGCCCGGAGCGCAGCCGCTCGATCACAGCGTCGTAGGACATCCCGGTGGTCAGCTCGTACACGCCGGCCCTGAGTCCGGAACCCGCTCCGGCACGCCGGACCTCGAGCCGGAAGCGCACGGCGCTGCGCACGACGCCTCGCTCCGCGAGCAGCTCGCCGATCTCGGCCGCGCCCGCTCCGGACGGGATCTCGACCTGAACCGGCTTGCCCGGCTCGACGCGGTGCTCGGACCGCT
It contains:
- the tadA gene encoding Flp pilus assembly complex ATPase component TadA, encoding MLVTAGLITDEQLEDALSENGRRSLTAALVEKGFAQERQIAQAVAEQMGLAFVDLGAVELDPNAASVLSADLAKRYNVLPLRVDEDELFVAMSDPANIFAIDDLRIVTGYEVQPVVAAESELVDAIEKYTSMHQNVDDMVSGLEDMGGAAPEEEEEEEASDEEAPAAKLMNLVITEAIRQGAGDIYIEPQENELRVRYRIDGVCTEILRSPKRLHRQLISRLKISSGMDIAEKRVPQDGRFGVVLDGHTVDFRVAVLPVVHGEMSVIRLLRRDSIMMSLEDLGFLEQPMSRLMEAISKPYGAILVTGPTGSGKSTTLYAAINKTNDIRTNLITVEDPVEYRLAGLSQVQVNEKAGLTFAAALRSILRQDPDAVMIGEIRDKETGTIAIEAALTGHLVLSTLHTNDAPSAVTRLTEMGIEPFLTASAVNCVLAQRLARRLCECKEAYTPPEESLQRAAFPFEPGKPPKLYRAVGCKKCGGLGYKGRMGVHEVLTISETIEKLAVENASADEIKRQAVAEGMMTLRDDGFEKVRTGLTSIEEILRVVV
- a CDS encoding ABC transporter ATP-binding protein codes for the protein MDPTPAVPAVRIEHARKVYPGQIGVPAKEAVADVSLNVEPGTIHGLLGPNGAGKTTTLKMLVGLVRPTSGTFSVLGRDPRKPAGRAPLGFLPEQPYFPMQLTAAGVMRLHGRLCGLSAPEIRERTGTLLETVGLEGKGREQLSRFSRGMLQRLGLAQALIGRPRVVLLDEPAGGLDPVGQRDVRNLMLELRSEGVTVLLSSHQLSEVEAVCDRVTVLKAGTVAAEGRLDDLLNFVGRTSIRADGLGEELPPGIRRVVEDVALSSGTWIFSVPDSQVRGVIDAIDDAGGRVVAVAPKRASLEEYFAGLLEQRDRGEGPAEEEAA
- a CDS encoding YqeG family HAD IIIA-type phosphatase, with product MAMRPFIPDLYYTDVHAVDLDDLKSRGVRALLVDLDNTLLPRDSNAMTAELRAWARRLDAEGFRVCLVSNNWHGRVSAVAAELGFEIVPKALKPLPFAFRRAMTLLDASPAETAVVGDQLFTDILGGNALGLLTVLVQPLSSTDLPHTLALRLIEQRLLADRKPTGAPSLPPHAEPSEEGPGVEP
- the mltG gene encoding endolytic transglycosylase MltG, translating into MPRVRARMGAAGVLLRVAGLAAVVALVAAAVGWWYVMERSEHRVEPGKPVQVEIPSGAGAAEIGELLAERGVVRSAVRFRLEVRRAGAGSGLRAGVYELTTGMSYDAVIERLRSGPPVVHVTLAVPEGFTVEQVASRVETVCGIPAAEFLALAKGGGGRFEAGHPYLADAYQGSLEGYLFPKTYRVPQGAGAEDVIGMLLEQFDKETASLDLRVPESRGMNLHDVVTLASMIERETSVAEERALVSSVIYNRLRKGMRLEIDATIEYVLPGNRFRLRNSDLETDSPYNTYRHDGLPPGAIGNPGLECLKAACEPADTDYIYYVLTGKDGSHTFARTWDEFLAAKRESKRVFGR
- the aroE gene encoding shikimate dehydrogenase, yielding MSRRIGARTKLAGVVGWPLGHTLSPAMHNAAYEALGLDWVYLSLPVPEEGHLIRVFGCLKVLPFVGVNVTMPYKQAALVLCDEVAMQAQMAGAVNTVHVSEGRLIGYNTDGRGLLEALSDAGVEVAGKRIALIGAGGAAGAAFVGFVLARAASIAVLNRSVRRAEELVERMRPHLRDTAAEVLPLAPSSAEAVRTADLVVNATSVGMRADEPSPVPVEWLHAGHVVCDVVYRGQPTALLAAAKAAGATTVDGLQMLVRQGAIAIDIWSENTTAPAPRDVMLAAAREAAGDSSDRGAEQ
- a CDS encoding roadblock/LC7 domain-containing protein, which encodes MDALIADSPDVQAAALVSMDGFTMAAALPPAMQEDRVGAMAAAILGLGERAATELGRGRLSQVFIEGDDGYVLLMSAGERAVLTVLASAESRLGLIIYDMRNAARSVAEILG